TTATTAAGCAATATTTTGGGGTCTTGTGCGAATGAATTCGCACCCAAATTATGGAATATTTTTGTATTAATTTGCAATTATAATTGAATGTTTTAGAAGATTAAATCAGCGCCGGGATAAATTTAGCCAGGATGTACACATCCCCTCTATTGGCGACAATCTTATGTTCAACGCTGTCAGGCACTACAACGGTGACACCCGGCTCATAGACTATTTTCCGGCCTGCCATGTACCCCAAACCGGTTCCGCCCACTACCTCATGCAGTTCCCATCTTCCTTCATGGATATGGTCCCCGATTTCAAAACCGTCTTCTATTTTCACAAGGTGGCAGCTGAATTTACCACCGTTGGTATCCCCTTTGACCATGTTCTTCTGAAAAACCCCTTTGAATTTGGCGTGTGGATACCACTCCAGGTCTTCAACAACTAAATCCTCCTGGCCGAGATAACCTATCTTTCCGGCCAGTATCCGTTCGACAAAATGGTAGTCTCCGCTCATCATTTAAAACCTCCCCTTGCTTATTAATAGAATCCGTTTCCTGCTTAACCTCTTATCCTACCTATTATCAGCAGAAAACCGGGCTTATCGCTATAGTACCATATAATTCACACAATATCAGCCTGTCTTATCCATCTGTTGCAAAATTTTGATAATGTTAAAGGGTAAGCGCTGCCGTTATCGCATAATGATGAAAAACACCCCCTGCATAATGACGACAGAAGGTGTTTTTGTGAACTTTAGGCCTTTTGCAGATTTTCCCTTAAACGGGTGGCTCATTGCCCACCGTTTTCATAGGAATAACCAGGTACTTATGGAAATACCATTCTCCGAATGCAATCAGGGCAAGTGTGATAATCCAGCCTGCCGCCGTTATCGTCATCGTGTAGTGCAGTATTTGATCGGCTATCCCTATTACCAGGGCTGCCATAACCACATCTGCAATAGTTGTATAAACATTCCCGTAGCGATGCAGTATCCACA
This region of Pelotomaculum schinkii genomic DNA includes:
- a CDS encoding cupin domain-containing protein, yielding MMSGDYHFVERILAGKIGYLGQEDLVVEDLEWYPHAKFKGVFQKNMVKGDTNGGKFSCHLVKIEDGFEIGDHIHEGRWELHEVVGGTGLGYMAGRKIVYEPGVTVVVPDSVEHKIVANRGDVYILAKFIPALI
- a CDS encoding DUF2512 family protein; the protein is MMIFSRHVTALLIKFVMIAIISIVLLPLFSQITAIQAFVIALVLTIVAYLAGDLWILHRYGNVYTTIADVVMAALVIGIADQILHYTMTITAAGWIITLALIAFGEWYFHKYLVIPMKTVGNEPPV